A window of the Candidatus Brocadiaceae bacterium genome harbors these coding sequences:
- a CDS encoding transporter, translated as MIQKKFYRFIFILFLSSIFKWSMPAYAHHGGVSTAFGPGSPVETASPMTLGKGRFLLYEKLEFVSFEQKERADPENIETFSFFNTLVGYGITDYLSLYLTLPYVIKEQDSLGTSKGLGDLGFLVQYGFKYGERNGIRGFYQNGPEDTIGERHTSDDLKMAFFGGFTAQTGDMANEDNKGNRFDMGMQPGFAAPTFMAGFSASKMLFPHVTVTGDTSFTTFTRHDDGKPGNEIRFNLAGGYEIFEGQSGLFRRLDIIAESNLLHLTKDEDEHHNAEDDSGGTILYLSPGFRMSLGKRTSIGGLIKFPVWTDLNREFEQQGSEGLEHYRAILTLTVSF; from the coding sequence ATGATACAAAAAAAATTTTACCGTTTTATTTTTATCCTGTTTTTATCGAGTATCTTCAAATGGAGCATGCCGGCCTATGCCCATCACGGTGGTGTCTCCACGGCATTCGGACCCGGTTCCCCGGTAGAAACGGCATCTCCCATGACCTTGGGAAAGGGGAGATTCCTGCTGTATGAGAAGCTGGAATTCGTGTCATTTGAACAGAAGGAACGAGCCGACCCTGAAAACATAGAAACCTTCAGCTTTTTTAACACACTGGTAGGGTACGGGATCACCGATTACCTGTCACTGTATCTTACATTACCCTATGTTATAAAGGAGCAGGACAGCCTGGGTACATCAAAAGGACTGGGCGATTTGGGATTTCTTGTTCAATATGGGTTCAAGTACGGCGAAAGAAATGGTATCCGTGGGTTTTATCAGAATGGACCGGAAGACACTATCGGGGAACGTCACACATCAGACGATCTGAAAATGGCTTTCTTTGGTGGTTTTACAGCACAGACCGGCGATATGGCGAATGAGGATAACAAAGGAAACAGATTTGACATGGGGATGCAGCCCGGATTTGCCGCACCCACGTTTATGGCCGGTTTTTCCGCATCAAAGATGCTTTTTCCCCACGTTACCGTAACGGGTGATACCTCGTTTACGACCTTTACACGGCATGATGACGGAAAACCGGGAAATGAAATACGTTTTAACCTTGCAGGAGGATACGAGATATTTGAAGGTCAAAGCGGACTGTTCCGGCGATTGGATATCATTGCGGAATCAAATCTACTTCATTTAACAAAAGACGAAGACGAGCACCATAACGCCGAGGATGATAGCGGAGGGACCATCCTCTATCTCTCGCCGGGATTCCGGATGTCACTGGGAAAACGCACCAGCATCGGAGGCCTGATAAAATTTCCCGTGTGGACAGATTTAAACAGGGAATTCGAGCAACAGGGTTCGGAAGGACTTGAGCATTACAGGGCAATTTTAACCCTAACGGTTTCTTTTTAA
- a CDS encoding energy-coupling factor ABC transporter ATP-binding protein: MSCVVRARNIIFYYQDKVQALSDLSLSIHQGEKIGIIGPSGAGKTTLFWHLNGLLQPYSGEITVLERLLTKHKNINEVRRHVALTFQQVNDQLFCASVREEIAFGPRNLGWTKEQVHHTVEKWLTYFELTEVSDRPPFHLSGGQKRRVALAAAMAMEPDLLILDEPANDLDHRHRRRLITYLNGLKIAFIVASHDLRLIKELTERCILMDKGKIVEDKPTRKLIHDELTLKRYGMEALPMTE, from the coding sequence ATGTCCTGTGTAGTTCGTGCACGGAATATCATATTCTATTATCAAGATAAGGTACAGGCGCTTTCTGATCTATCCCTATCAATTCATCAAGGAGAGAAGATAGGAATAATCGGTCCCAGCGGGGCCGGAAAAACGACCCTTTTCTGGCATCTCAACGGCCTGCTCCAACCGTACTCGGGAGAAATAACCGTACTGGAGCGGCTGCTGACGAAACATAAAAACATTAATGAAGTGCGCCGTCACGTTGCATTAACGTTTCAACAGGTCAATGACCAGCTCTTTTGTGCTTCCGTACGGGAAGAAATTGCCTTTGGCCCGCGAAACCTGGGTTGGACAAAAGAACAGGTCCACCATACCGTTGAAAAATGGCTGACATACTTCGAGCTGACAGAGGTAAGCGACCGCCCGCCCTTTCACTTATCCGGAGGACAGAAAAGAAGGGTGGCGTTGGCAGCGGCAATGGCCATGGAACCGGATCTGTTAATCCTCGACGAACCGGCAAACGACCTTGACCACCGGCACAGGCGCCGATTAATTACCTATCTGAATGGCCTAAAAATAGCCTTCATAGTCGCATCGCACGATTTGCGCCTCATCAAAGAACTTACAGAACGCTGCATCCTCATGGACAAGGGAAAAATTGTTGAGGACAAACCCACCAGAAAATTAATCCATGATGAACTTACCCTGAAGCGTTACGGAATGGAGGCATTGCCTATGACAGAATAA
- a CDS encoding energy-coupling factor transporter transmembrane protein EcfT, protein MKAYTVSPPSNRTGTALVLSILLGIGLLYNLSCLFLCLSIICFCGVFIVKSAFVTIYHRKEVWIFFSLTGASLLWTEEGRHLAPLLITKMITMWLWVVIWVSWVGFDGILSSLKRMGIPTILIDIIAFTARFFPILQERTKMLIAAQTSRGASKGILPLQMRNIAGAIGSLLLSSFEQAENVERAMRSRGFCGEYLLRKEENSVVSCGSLILLSIFFCIVWAGVVCHVLCSSCTEYHILLSR, encoded by the coding sequence ATGAAGGCATATACCGTATCACCTCCTTCAAACCGCACAGGGACAGCACTCGTGTTATCGATCCTCCTGGGAATAGGTTTGCTTTACAACCTTTCCTGTCTTTTTCTGTGTTTATCGATCATCTGTTTCTGTGGCGTGTTTATCGTGAAAAGCGCATTTGTAACCATATATCACCGGAAAGAGGTATGGATATTTTTTTCTCTTACCGGAGCAAGCCTGCTCTGGACAGAGGAAGGACGCCATCTGGCCCCCCTGTTAATAACAAAAATGATCACCATGTGGTTGTGGGTAGTTATCTGGGTCTCGTGGGTTGGATTCGACGGTATCCTGTCAAGCTTGAAAAGGATGGGAATACCCACCATATTGATTGATATTATTGCCTTTACGGCACGTTTTTTCCCTATTTTGCAGGAAAGGACAAAGATGTTGATTGCCGCTCAGACATCCCGCGGGGCAAGTAAGGGAATACTGCCTTTACAGATGCGAAATATTGCGGGGGCAATCGGCAGTTTACTGTTGTCCAGTTTTGAGCAGGCAGAGAATGTTGAACGTGCCATGCGGTCACGCGGTTTTTGCGGTGAATATCTCTTGCGTAAGGAAGAAAACTCAGTGGTTTCCTGTGGTAGTCTCATCCTGTTATCTATCTTTTTTTGTATTGTTTGGGCGGGAGTAGTATGCCATGTCCTGTGTAGTTCGTGCACGGAATATCATATTCTATTATCAAGATAA
- the cbiM gene encoding cobalt transporter CbiM translates to MHISDGVLSPAILIAGWGITFPAVTFSVKRLHTDTIGVYGVIAAAFFAGSTIHIPIGPFSMHLLLTGIAGLLLGWGALMIITVGLFLQALFFGYGGLVVLGVNISIMAMPGAIMGTMGRRWIRNASEKKRPWIGAVVGSVTIVISATLLFAALSTTHPGFVTLGKLVFLGHIPVAIIEGFIGYWLIHFLQKVKPELIGISS, encoded by the coding sequence GTGCATATCAGCGATGGGGTTCTTTCACCAGCCATTCTCATAGCAGGATGGGGAATTACATTCCCTGCGGTAACGTTTTCGGTAAAACGTTTGCATACGGATACCATCGGCGTATACGGAGTAATCGCTGCGGCCTTTTTTGCTGGTTCCACAATCCATATACCCATAGGGCCATTCAGCATGCATCTCCTGCTTACCGGCATCGCAGGGCTATTGCTCGGCTGGGGAGCATTAATGATCATAACGGTGGGGTTGTTCCTCCAGGCACTTTTCTTCGGATATGGCGGACTGGTTGTTCTGGGAGTCAACATTTCCATTATGGCCATGCCGGGCGCTATCATGGGGACCATGGGACGTCGGTGGATAAGGAATGCTTCGGAGAAAAAACGTCCTTGGATTGGCGCAGTCGTCGGGAGTGTAACCATTGTGATATCTGCCACCTTACTTTTTGCAGCATTATCCACAACACATCCCGGGTTTGTGACCCTTGGCAAACTGGTCTTTTTAGGCCATATTCCTGTTGCAATCATAGAAGGTTTTATCGGTTACTGGCTGATACACTTTTTGCAAAAAGTAAAACCGGAATTGATCGGGATTTCATCATGA
- the nikR gene encoding nickel-responsive transcriptional regulator NikR, with product MSGLVRFGVSLEKELLQRFDQRIKEKNYTNRSEAIRDLIRNELVKEEWREGKDVTGSITLVYNHHKRELVNLLIDVQHDYHDIILSTQHIHLDKDNCLEIIVIQGKPKEIETLFGKLKSAKGVKHGGIAMATTGKEIL from the coding sequence ATGTCGGGATTAGTCAGATTCGGGGTCTCTCTGGAGAAGGAATTACTTCAGAGGTTTGATCAACGTATAAAAGAGAAAAACTATACCAATCGTTCAGAAGCCATTCGGGATCTGATTCGCAATGAGTTGGTAAAAGAGGAATGGCGAGAAGGAAAGGATGTTACCGGCTCAATTACCCTTGTTTACAATCATCACAAAAGAGAACTGGTAAACCTTCTCATTGACGTGCAACATGATTATCACGACATTATCCTTTCCACACAACACATCCATTTAGATAAGGACAACTGCTTGGAAATCATCGTGATACAGGGCAAACCAAAAGAAATCGAGACACTGTTTGGCAAGTTAAAATCCGCAAAAGGTGTAAAACATGGTGGAATCGCAATGGCTACCACGGGAAAGGAAATTCTATAA
- the hisH gene encoding imidazole glycerol phosphate synthase subunit HisH — translation MITVIDYGMGNLRSVEKGFERFGFAVQVTDDPNRLTKTDKLVLPGVGAFQDAMTGLRQRKLIEPVIDWIKSGRPFLGICLGLQLLFSKSYEDGEHEGLGVIPGTVVRFQFSEKTKNGTLKIPHMGWNQISIRKKDTPILKNVPEDTYMYFVHSYHVCPDDKNVISTETEYGGYFTSMVWHKNIYATQFHPEKSQKYGLAILKNFGEL, via the coding sequence ATGATAACAGTTATAGATTACGGAATGGGAAATCTTCGCAGCGTGGAAAAGGGTTTTGAACGATTCGGCTTTGCTGTTCAGGTTACTGACGACCCAAACAGATTAACGAAAACCGATAAACTGGTACTTCCCGGCGTGGGGGCCTTCCAGGATGCCATGACAGGCTTACGGCAGCGAAAACTTATTGAACCGGTAATTGATTGGATCAAATCCGGCAGGCCATTTCTTGGAATATGCCTTGGATTACAGTTGTTGTTCTCGAAAAGTTACGAGGATGGAGAACATGAAGGATTGGGGGTAATTCCCGGCACGGTAGTTCGGTTTCAATTTTCAGAAAAGACAAAAAACGGAACACTAAAAATTCCCCACATGGGTTGGAATCAGATCAGCATTCGAAAAAAAGACACCCCTATTCTGAAAAATGTGCCTGAAGATACATATATGTATTTTGTGCATTCCTATCATGTCTGTCCGGATGATAAAAATGTTATATCAACAGAAACTGAATATGGTGGATATTTTACCTCAATGGTATGGCATAAGAATATCTACGCAACACAATTTCACCCTGAAAAAAGCCAAAAATATGGGCTTGCCATACTCAAAAACTTTGGCGAGCTATAA
- a CDS encoding OmpA family protein, whose protein sequence is MGKRFGVMQGVSLFGVVGMLLAGAGCSGTAKRLQLENQQLLDNISRLQRENAELASMTSQYESELNRLENSRKELEAKLSGTGATARVKDGALSVLLPGSILFDPGKTQLRPQSKTTLKTIADILKSDVPNETVRIEGHTDSDPIKKHKDMYKSNWELSTARATTVLHFMIEECGLSPTRIYVAGFGQHQPIADNNTTAGKAKNRRVEFVILSRGSGG, encoded by the coding sequence ATGGGTAAAAGATTTGGTGTAATGCAAGGCGTTTCTCTGTTTGGAGTAGTGGGTATGTTGCTGGCCGGAGCAGGTTGCAGTGGAACGGCAAAAAGACTTCAGCTGGAAAACCAACAGTTACTTGATAACATATCCCGACTTCAGCGGGAAAATGCCGAATTGGCATCGATGACAAGTCAATATGAGAGTGAATTAAACCGACTGGAGAATTCAAGAAAGGAGCTTGAAGCAAAACTAAGCGGCACAGGAGCAACCGCAAGAGTAAAAGACGGAGCTCTTTCCGTGTTGCTTCCGGGCTCTATACTGTTTGATCCTGGCAAGACACAGTTACGCCCTCAATCAAAAACAACACTGAAAACGATTGCTGACATTTTGAAAAGCGATGTCCCAAACGAGACGGTGCGAATTGAAGGTCATACCGATAGTGATCCGATAAAAAAGCACAAGGATATGTATAAATCCAATTGGGAATTATCCACAGCAAGGGCTACCACGGTACTCCATTTCATGATAGAAGAATGCGGACTCTCTCCTACAAGGATTTATGTTGCGGGATTCGGACAACACCAGCCTATAGCAGACAATAATACAACAGCAGGCAAGGCAAAAAACAGACGCGTGGAATTTGTAATACTTTCTCGAGGTAGCGGCGGATAA